A portion of the Flavobacteriales bacterium genome contains these proteins:
- a CDS encoding T9SS type B sorting domain-containing protein, with translation AYDYEFTWFEQSIGFTSQGMGAGFDDLTDLCASEDTVGYEIIIVDDNECIQNEFFVMEEPEELTFEFDVTDVSCSGFTDGAVTVTVSGGVPPYMITWQDSTGTVISMTDSIVDVGEGWYYVSVIDLNGCTGNDSVEVTTPNPLIVPIDFVPYNGFGVTCVNDCNGTIFAPVTGGTEPYNYDWSDQACAGPYISDEPAVLGGLCAGTYFLNVTDDQGCMTCESISLIEPDSILADDAVVMDISCEGEMDGSIDLMLTGGVPTYDVDWVPNVGTGETVSGLGVGSYTALVQDQNDCTAQFEFDIEEPEELIAVASSPLVGGGFNISCNSACDGSLFLDISGGVGTYSVSWTGSAPVGGSTATSFVGVVCAGTYTATITDDNGCTIEETITLTEPPSIVFTFIVEQPISCNGECDGQLRTQVNGGVPPYEIVWNDPNMTEGPITGDDLCAGTYCATVTDANGCVASSCFPLNEPDVFVIDCIVSDVTCTGADDGAIDCTLSGGTLPYACTWTGPDGFTSTDEDLTNLAPGEYCVTCIDARGCEVEACYTIGEPDPLVLTVTTSDYNGFEVSCPGACDGEITLSAVGGTPGYTFLPAVIQTELCVGIYTVSVEDLLGCVVSIDVELEEPDPIDITLTSPLFDCGTNINCPGNNSGAIFSTVDGGVQGTFTYNWIDVNATDTFDIGTNEAVDQLLAGDYELYVVDANGCSGTETITLTQPTDTFTVDVMPSIVPSGDNISCADACDGTISFTPLNVCVDATYSWFFEAEPISDLDDLCAGTYTLIAIDSAECTFTDTLTLSEPLPLMVEDSVTQSLCAGDNAGAVDLTVSGGSPDYTFDWDDENLDDVEDQEQLDPGDYSVTVTDFNGCEFILDFTLTEPDSLSVDLISPILLPPDYNISSYLGSDGVIDAIVEGGTAPFTFVWTGDDGFTSDQEDLSGLTAQSYCLEVTDANGCVTGECIELTEPDDLELPNGMSPNGDGLNDGLIIQGIEAFPDNTVKVFNRWGDEVFVANGYSNGNRWNGESDSGGIVPDGTYFVILVVKDGEGERELNAYLEIRR, from the coding sequence GCCTATGACTATGAGTTCACCTGGTTCGAGCAATCCATCGGCTTTACGTCACAAGGGATGGGAGCCGGTTTTGATGACCTGACCGATCTCTGTGCTTCAGAAGACACTGTGGGTTATGAGATCATCATTGTAGATGACAATGAGTGTATACAGAATGAGTTCTTCGTCATGGAAGAACCCGAGGAACTGACCTTTGAATTCGATGTCACCGATGTCTCTTGTAGTGGATTCACCGATGGAGCCGTGACGGTGACTGTAAGCGGAGGAGTGCCTCCGTATATGATCACCTGGCAGGACTCTACGGGTACTGTTATCAGCATGACCGACAGCATAGTGGATGTGGGAGAAGGATGGTACTACGTCTCCGTGATCGACTTGAATGGATGTACAGGTAATGACTCTGTAGAAGTCACCACACCGAACCCACTTATCGTACCGATCGATTTCGTGCCATACAATGGATTCGGAGTTACCTGTGTCAATGATTGCAACGGGACCATCTTCGCACCCGTCACTGGGGGTACAGAACCATACAACTATGACTGGTCCGATCAGGCTTGTGCCGGACCATATATCTCGGATGAACCAGCTGTGCTCGGTGGACTGTGTGCGGGAACCTATTTCCTCAATGTGACAGATGACCAAGGATGTATGACCTGTGAGAGTATCTCGCTGATCGAGCCGGATAGCATCCTCGCTGATGATGCTGTGGTCATGGATATCAGCTGTGAAGGGGAGATGGACGGTTCTATCGATCTCATGCTGACAGGAGGAGTACCCACTTACGATGTGGATTGGGTACCGAATGTCGGTACTGGAGAAACGGTATCCGGTCTAGGAGTGGGGTCTTATACCGCTTTGGTCCAAGATCAGAATGACTGTACAGCCCAATTCGAATTCGATATCGAAGAGCCTGAAGAGTTGATCGCTGTGGCAAGCAGCCCACTGGTAGGTGGCGGATTCAACATCTCTTGTAATTCTGCCTGTGACGGATCCTTGTTCTTGGATATCTCAGGAGGTGTAGGCACATACAGCGTTTCATGGACAGGCTCAGCACCGGTAGGGGGTAGTACGGCCACAAGTTTCGTGGGCGTTGTTTGCGCTGGTACATATACCGCTACTATCACCGATGACAATGGATGTACTATCGAAGAAACGATAACACTGACTGAACCACCGAGCATTGTCTTCACCTTCATCGTAGAGCAGCCCATTTCATGTAATGGAGAGTGTGACGGTCAATTGCGTACCCAGGTCAACGGTGGAGTACCACCTTATGAGATCGTCTGGAACGACCCCAACATGACAGAAGGACCGATCACGGGCGATGACCTCTGTGCAGGGACCTATTGTGCCACTGTAACGGATGCCAATGGCTGTGTAGCCTCATCCTGCTTCCCTCTGAATGAGCCTGATGTATTCGTCATTGATTGTATCGTGAGTGATGTCACTTGTACAGGAGCTGATGACGGAGCGATAGATTGCACCTTGAGTGGAGGTACACTCCCTTATGCCTGCACATGGACAGGACCCGATGGATTCACTTCCACAGATGAGGATCTGACGAACCTCGCTCCTGGAGAATACTGTGTGACATGCATAGATGCAAGAGGATGTGAAGTAGAAGCTTGTTATACCATAGGAGAACCTGACCCACTTGTGCTTACGGTGACCACTTCGGACTATAATGGATTCGAAGTGAGCTGCCCGGGAGCATGTGATGGCGAGATCACTCTGAGTGCTGTAGGTGGTACACCTGGATATACCTTCCTGCCGGCAGTTATTCAGACAGAACTTTGCGTAGGGATATATACAGTCTCTGTAGAAGACCTTCTCGGATGTGTGGTGTCGATCGATGTCGAACTGGAAGAACCCGACCCGATAGATATAACGTTGACCAGTCCCTTGTTCGATTGTGGAACCAATATCAACTGCCCTGGAAACAACTCAGGGGCCATATTCTCTACAGTAGATGGGGGCGTCCAAGGTACCTTCACATACAATTGGATCGATGTCAATGCGACCGACACCTTCGATATCGGTACCAATGAGGCTGTCGATCAATTGCTGGCTGGAGACTATGAACTCTATGTAGTGGATGCCAATGGTTGTTCGGGTACGGAGACCATCACCCTTACCCAACCTACAGACACCTTTACTGTGGATGTAATGCCGAGCATAGTGCCGAGTGGTGATAACATCTCCTGTGCCGATGCATGTGACGGTACTATTTCCTTCACACCTCTGAATGTGTGTGTGGATGCTACCTATAGTTGGTTCTTCGAGGCAGAACCGATATCCGATCTCGATGACCTATGCGCAGGTACCTACACACTGATTGCGATCGATAGTGCAGAATGTACGTTCACGGATACACTCACGCTATCAGAGCCGCTTCCATTGATGGTCGAGGATTCGGTCACCCAATCACTTTGTGCTGGAGACAATGCGGGAGCGGTAGATCTGACTGTGAGTGGTGGATCTCCGGATTATACCTTCGATTGGGATGATGAGAATCTGGATGATGTGGAAGATCAGGAGCAATTGGATCCAGGAGACTACAGTGTTACAGTGACCGATTTCAATGGCTGTGAATTCATTCTGGATTTCACTTTGACAGAACCTGATTCACTCTCAGTGGATCTCATATCTCCAATCTTGCTCCCACCGGATTATAACATATCCAGCTATCTGGGCTCAGATGGTGTGATCGATGCGATAGTAGAAGGAGGTACAGCTCCATTCACCTTTGTTTGGACAGGCGATGACGGATTCACATCCGACCAGGAAGACCTGAGCGGACTGACTGCACAGAGCTACTGCTTGGAAGTAACGGATGCCAATGGTTGTGTCACAGGAGAATGCATCGAGCTTACCGAACCGGATGATCTTGAACTACCGAACGGAATGTCACCGAATGGCGATGGACTCAACGATGGACTCATCATCCAAGGTATCGAAGCCTTCCCTGACAATACCGTCAAAGTGTTCAACAGATGGGGTGATGAGGTGTTTGTAGCCAACGGTTATAGCAATGGCAATCGATGGAATGGAGAGAGTGATAGCGGAGGGATCGTTCCTGATGGGACCTACTTCGTCATCCTCGTGGTCAAGGATGGTGAAGGCGAGCGGGAGCTCAATGCATATTTAGAGATAAGAAGATGA
- a CDS encoding type IX secretion system membrane protein PorP/SprF, which yields MKKLIIILLASTCYLTASAQQEVLVSQYMFNGLFINPAYAGSHEYWEATALHRSQWVNLEGAPVTQMLEIDGPIENRKLGLGAVIVHDDIGDTEQFEFSANGSYHLDLDSERKNRLAFGIRAGFTSYSFKFDDTKVFEDGDQVFQDQISNEFVPKFGAGVYFYSDKMYAGISIPTVFAGDGNLSFDVDSLSPRADDRYFEQHYFINGGYVIDAGENLKIKPNVLIKYHPSAPIQVDINANFLLYERLWLGASYRTASDLIGIVEFNVTPQIRVGYSYDFTLNDIADYSNGSHEVMLGYNFGKEVIKMRSPRYF from the coding sequence ATGAAAAAACTGATAATCATACTTCTAGCTTCGACCTGTTATCTCACTGCCTCTGCGCAGCAAGAGGTTCTGGTCAGTCAATACATGTTCAATGGGCTCTTTATCAACCCGGCCTATGCTGGCAGTCACGAGTACTGGGAGGCTACAGCACTTCACCGCTCGCAATGGGTCAACCTGGAAGGAGCACCGGTGACACAGATGCTGGAAATCGATGGTCCCATCGAGAATCGGAAATTGGGGCTGGGTGCGGTGATCGTCCATGACGATATCGGGGATACCGAACAATTCGAATTCTCTGCAAACGGTAGTTACCATCTGGACCTGGACAGTGAGCGGAAGAACCGTTTGGCCTTCGGGATTCGGGCCGGATTTACGAGCTATTCGTTCAAATTCGATGATACCAAGGTCTTCGAGGACGGTGATCAGGTATTCCAAGACCAGATTTCCAATGAATTCGTCCCAAAGTTCGGTGCTGGTGTATACTTCTACTCGGATAAGATGTATGCCGGGATCTCCATCCCGACCGTATTCGCGGGAGATGGAAATCTCTCCTTTGATGTGGATAGCCTCTCACCTCGGGCTGACGATCGCTATTTCGAACAGCACTATTTCATCAATGGTGGATATGTGATCGATGCGGGCGAGAATCTGAAGATCAAGCCCAATGTGCTTATCAAGTATCATCCCTCAGCACCCATCCAAGTGGACATCAATGCCAATTTCCTCTTGTATGAGAGGCTCTGGCTCGGAGCATCTTATAGAACAGCTTCAGACCTGATAGGAATCGTGGAGTTCAACGTGACCCCTCAGATTCGGGTCGGATATTCCTATGATTTCACCTTGAACGACATTGCGGATTATAGCAATGGAAGTCATGAAGTGATGTTGGGCTACAATTTCGGTAAGGAGGTCATCAAGATGAGGTCTCCAAGGTACTTCTAA